One stretch of Hyalangium gracile DNA includes these proteins:
- a CDS encoding pyridoxal phosphate-dependent aminotransferase, translated as MRPSRMMRVVGFNVDRVVSDATMDPEILRLDNFGTDLPPPPDAIAATRESVGTNEANSYTPFTGASSLRQAVAQRLKRQCNLSYDPDRQIVITAGGTQGLISALLAIIEPGDEVLLTDPTYAGMIHRVTFAGGVPMFVPMKVVDRKWRLDLDMLRAMVTSRTRAMVISNPNMPAGHVLTEAEWMAIRELCVTRNLWLLYDAALENVLYDGLPLRHPATLTGMPERTLIVGSVSKEFRMIGWRIGWIAGPPKVMTDVFYTHSYLVIAPPGIAQKGAEVALRSEDSGVPAALAEWKKRRDLVLEQLEGLPVIIPEGGWSMLLDAHALGYSATDAASILMSQAKVAATPMTNWGSSVAERYIRLVFSYEPQERLKLLRDRLRRTSLLP; from the coding sequence ATGCGTCCGTCCCGAATGATGCGCGTGGTGGGGTTCAACGTCGACCGGGTGGTGTCCGACGCCACCATGGATCCCGAAATACTGCGCCTGGACAATTTCGGTACGGATCTCCCGCCGCCGCCGGATGCGATTGCGGCGACGCGAGAGTCCGTGGGAACGAACGAGGCCAACAGCTACACGCCCTTCACGGGAGCCTCGAGCCTCCGGCAGGCGGTGGCGCAGCGCCTCAAGCGCCAGTGCAACCTCTCGTACGATCCGGATCGTCAGATCGTGATCACGGCGGGCGGCACGCAGGGGCTGATCTCGGCGCTGCTGGCGATCATCGAGCCGGGCGACGAGGTGCTGCTCACGGACCCGACGTACGCGGGGATGATCCACCGCGTCACGTTCGCGGGCGGCGTGCCGATGTTCGTGCCGATGAAGGTGGTGGATCGCAAGTGGCGGCTGGACCTGGACATGCTGCGCGCGATGGTGACCAGCCGCACGCGCGCGATGGTGATCTCCAACCCGAACATGCCGGCGGGGCACGTGCTGACGGAGGCCGAGTGGATGGCCATCCGCGAGCTGTGCGTCACGCGCAACCTGTGGCTCTTGTACGACGCCGCGCTGGAGAACGTGCTCTATGACGGGCTGCCGCTGCGGCACCCGGCGACGCTGACGGGCATGCCGGAGCGCACGCTGATCGTGGGCTCGGTCTCCAAGGAGTTCCGGATGATCGGCTGGCGCATCGGCTGGATCGCCGGGCCGCCGAAGGTGATGACGGACGTCTTCTACACGCACAGCTACCTGGTGATCGCGCCGCCGGGCATCGCGCAGAAGGGCGCGGAGGTGGCGCTGCGCTCGGAGGACTCGGGAGTGCCTGCGGCGCTGGCCGAGTGGAAGAAGCGGCGCGATCTGGTGCTGGAGCAGCTCGAGGGCCTGCCGGTGATCATCCCCGAGGGTGGCTGGAGCATGCTGCTGGACGCGCACGCGCTGGGCTACAGCGCCACGGACGCGGCCTCCATCCTGATGTCGCAGGCGAAGGTGGCGGCCACGCCGATGACGAACTGGGGCTCGTCGGTGGCCGAGCGCTACATCCGCCTCGTGTTCAGCTACGAGCCGCAGGAGCGGCTCAAGCTGCTGCGCGATCGGCTGCGCCGCACCTCGCTGCTCCCGTAG
- a CDS encoding serine/threonine-protein kinase, producing the protein MRPVHRRILGFLVTACVLAGATVASLRLDARGQKGARARSVHAAGVALTGAREALEGRLRAVEGRAATGASLSPVRALAAEHVDTFTLQDAFATETWWQPFRDEFSFHSLIEGHRRFDFTPDGVSRSVELSALLAASEGRPLASELLLVGGVPYLAAVAQVQVPPSAVPERSLLVLARPLGAAELEAIAREFRSTLLLVDADGAELTRAGEPASKKLAAPTLDGTPLTDVRGRWSMVRAEVGPGLFLWAQADTRAEAAQVLSTTRALMVPVWLTALLASGIALWLALRPQRERATAELLAQTTQRLAAAEAQLERLSKSMPTVQSAAEAPAPAPRARPEPSLEAPVPFGRYELLRPLGEGGMARVYLALARSAGGFERLFVIKRLHEPLARQPEAVAQFMDEARLGASLVHSNVVPVYDFGEVDGEYYLASEYILGRDLDTVVRRSFERDGDPLEPATVFFVAQEVLKALGYAHTRQDTQGRPLGIVHRDVSPMNILASGRGEVKLLDFGIAKSAHRSTHTRAGLVKGNIHFMAPEQARGLEVDGRADLFSLGMTLFWCLTGELLYTGQTEFDQLIQAAEGPSEEHWERIAQLPAPCAAILQRALQPHPADRFWSAEEFARALPAVRPEDTSGLERTMRRLFGEELRAESAYRSALAAVSAASDAPLGHAHTG; encoded by the coding sequence ATGCGCCCTGTGCACCGCCGCATCCTGGGGTTCCTCGTCACCGCCTGTGTCCTGGCGGGGGCGACGGTCGCCTCGCTCAGACTCGATGCTCGCGGGCAGAAGGGAGCCCGTGCGCGCTCGGTCCACGCCGCGGGCGTGGCGCTCACCGGGGCACGCGAGGCGCTGGAAGGCCGGCTCCGAGCCGTCGAGGGCCGGGCCGCGACAGGCGCCTCCTTGAGCCCCGTGCGGGCGCTGGCCGCCGAGCATGTCGACACGTTCACCCTGCAGGATGCCTTCGCCACCGAGACCTGGTGGCAGCCCTTCCGGGACGAGTTCTCCTTCCACTCGCTCATCGAGGGGCACCGGCGCTTCGACTTCACGCCGGATGGAGTGTCCCGCTCCGTGGAGCTCTCGGCCCTGCTGGCCGCCTCGGAGGGCCGTCCGCTGGCTTCGGAGCTGCTCCTCGTGGGAGGGGTGCCCTATCTGGCCGCGGTCGCGCAGGTGCAGGTTCCTCCCTCGGCGGTGCCGGAGCGCTCCCTGCTGGTGCTCGCACGTCCCCTGGGGGCGGCGGAGCTCGAGGCCATCGCTCGTGAGTTCCGCAGCACGCTCCTCCTCGTCGACGCGGACGGAGCGGAGCTGACTCGGGCGGGGGAGCCCGCCTCGAAGAAGCTGGCCGCGCCCACGCTGGACGGCACTCCGCTCACGGATGTCCGGGGCAGGTGGTCCATGGTCCGGGCCGAGGTGGGGCCCGGGCTGTTCCTCTGGGCCCAGGCGGACACCCGGGCGGAGGCGGCCCAGGTCCTGAGCACGACCCGGGCGCTGATGGTGCCCGTGTGGCTCACCGCCCTGCTGGCCTCGGGCATCGCGCTCTGGCTCGCGCTGCGGCCCCAGCGGGAGCGGGCCACGGCGGAGCTGCTCGCCCAGACGACCCAGCGCCTCGCCGCGGCGGAGGCCCAGCTCGAGCGCCTGTCGAAGTCCATGCCCACCGTCCAGAGCGCCGCGGAGGCCCCGGCGCCCGCGCCGCGTGCCCGCCCCGAGCCCTCGCTGGAGGCGCCCGTGCCCTTCGGTCGCTACGAGCTGCTGCGGCCGCTCGGCGAGGGCGGGATGGCCCGCGTGTACCTGGCGCTGGCCCGGAGCGCGGGAGGCTTCGAGCGCCTGTTCGTCATCAAGCGGCTGCACGAGCCGCTCGCGCGTCAGCCCGAGGCGGTGGCCCAGTTCATGGACGAGGCCCGGCTGGGCGCCAGCCTCGTCCACTCCAACGTGGTCCCCGTCTACGACTTCGGCGAGGTGGACGGCGAGTACTACCTGGCCTCCGAGTACATCCTCGGCAGGGATCTCGACACGGTGGTGCGCCGATCCTTCGAGCGGGACGGCGACCCGCTGGAGCCCGCCACGGTCTTCTTCGTGGCCCAGGAAGTGCTCAAGGCGCTTGGGTACGCGCACACGCGGCAGGACACGCAGGGCCGACCGCTGGGGATCGTCCACCGGGACGTGTCACCGATGAACATCCTGGCCTCCGGGCGCGGCGAGGTGAAGCTGCTGGACTTCGGCATCGCCAAGAGCGCCCACCGCTCCACGCATACTCGAGCGGGGCTGGTGAAGGGCAACATCCACTTCATGGCCCCGGAGCAGGCGCGAGGGCTCGAGGTGGATGGCCGCGCGGACCTGTTCTCCCTGGGCATGACGCTCTTCTGGTGCCTCACGGGCGAGCTGCTCTACACCGGCCAGACCGAGTTCGATCAGCTCATCCAGGCCGCCGAGGGCCCCAGCGAGGAGCACTGGGAGCGCATCGCCCAGCTGCCCGCGCCGTGCGCGGCGATCCTCCAGCGCGCCCTCCAGCCGCACCCCGCCGATCGCTTCTGGTCGGCCGAGGAGTTCGCCCGGGCGCTGCCCGCGGTCCGGCCCGAGGACACCTCCGGCCTGGAGCGCACCATGCGGCGCCTCTTCGGCGAGGAACTGCGCGCCGAGTCCGCCTACCGCTCCGCCCTGGCCGCCGTGTCGGCCGCTTCCGATGCGCCGCTCGGCCACGCCCACACGGGCTGA
- a CDS encoding Fur family transcriptional regulator → MAQHGLKSTRQRSLIIDTFFSVGGHLSVEELWSKVRELDTKVSVATVYRTMKLLNDCGLAHARNFGDGQTRYEAAAGREHHDHLICTRCGQIIEFENDRIEAMQEAVARKHGFMVTSHKMELYGLCRDCQRPVSTPKTEA, encoded by the coding sequence ATGGCGCAGCATGGGCTCAAGAGCACCCGCCAGCGCAGCTTGATCATCGACACCTTCTTCTCCGTCGGGGGTCACCTGTCCGTGGAGGAGCTCTGGAGCAAGGTTCGGGAGCTGGACACCAAGGTGTCGGTGGCCACGGTGTACCGGACGATGAAGCTGCTGAACGACTGCGGGCTGGCGCACGCGCGCAACTTCGGCGACGGGCAGACGCGGTACGAGGCGGCGGCCGGGCGCGAGCACCACGATCACCTCATCTGCACCCGCTGCGGGCAGATCATCGAGTTCGAGAATGATCGCATCGAGGCGATGCAGGAGGCGGTGGCTCGCAAGCACGGCTTCATGGTGACGTCGCACAAGATGGAGCTGTACGGGCTGTGCCGGGACTGCCAGCGCCCGGTGTCCACGCCCAAGACGGAGGCCTGA
- a CDS encoding alpha-1,4-glucan--maltose-1-phosphate maltosyltransferase, with product MSSRIGSVVIESVRPELDAGRFPVKRIAGEGFKVEADLFKEGHDVLVAIVRWRQASPAGQETEWAEVPMKALGNDLWTAEFPLARIGRYQFTVEAWPDLFATWASELKRKVDAGRDVRSELLEGSALLEGAAERARAVSADEAQALADAAKKLKQPPSPDLIFVALAPELVRLAGRYADRSLATRYDRVLEVAVERERARTGAWYEFFPRSAVRDGKTHGTFKDAERWLPYIQSLGFDTIYLPPIHPIGRTARKGKNNSLRAEPDDVGSPWAIGAAEGGHKAIHPQLGTLEDFRSFIKAAELHGIEIALDVAFQCSPDHPYVKEHPEWFLHRPDGTIKTAENPPKRYEDIVNFDWMGPGRETLWPELESVVLHWVEQGVRVFRVDNPHTKPLQFWAWLIRRVHEVHPDVVFLSEAFTRPKVMKALAKIGFTQSYTYFTWRNFKQEIQEYLEEITSPPVSEYFRGNLWPNTPDILPEHLQRAGPSMFRIRVALASTLSSSYGIYCGYELCENRPLPGKEEYIDSEKYQLVAWDLERPGHIRDWIRKLNTARKEHRALQLYDNLRFHGSNNERVLFYGKSTPDRSSQVLVAVSLDPHSPQDAILDVPLEALGIQPDETYQVHELMTDERRLWQGPHAQVHLTPDQPAAIWAVYRFRRTEQAFDYYE from the coding sequence ATGAGCTCACGAATCGGAAGTGTCGTCATCGAGAGCGTCCGCCCCGAGCTGGACGCAGGTCGCTTCCCCGTCAAACGCATCGCCGGGGAGGGCTTCAAGGTCGAGGCCGATCTCTTCAAGGAAGGTCACGACGTCCTCGTCGCCATCGTCCGCTGGCGCCAGGCCAGCCCCGCCGGCCAGGAGACCGAGTGGGCCGAGGTGCCCATGAAGGCGCTCGGCAACGATCTCTGGACCGCCGAGTTCCCCCTGGCCCGCATCGGGCGCTACCAGTTCACCGTGGAGGCCTGGCCGGACCTCTTCGCCACCTGGGCCTCCGAGCTCAAGCGCAAGGTGGACGCCGGCCGGGACGTGCGCAGTGAGCTGCTCGAGGGCTCCGCGCTCCTGGAGGGTGCCGCCGAGCGCGCCCGCGCCGTCAGCGCCGACGAGGCCCAGGCGCTCGCCGACGCCGCGAAGAAGCTCAAGCAGCCGCCCTCGCCCGATCTCATCTTCGTCGCCCTGGCCCCCGAGCTGGTCCGGCTCGCGGGCCGGTACGCCGATCGCTCGCTGGCCACCCGCTACGATCGCGTGCTCGAGGTCGCCGTCGAGCGCGAGCGCGCCCGCACCGGTGCCTGGTACGAGTTCTTCCCGCGCTCGGCCGTACGGGACGGCAAGACGCACGGCACCTTCAAGGACGCCGAGCGGTGGCTGCCCTACATCCAGTCCCTGGGCTTCGACACCATCTACCTGCCGCCCATCCACCCCATCGGCCGCACCGCCCGCAAGGGGAAGAACAACAGCCTGCGCGCCGAGCCCGATGACGTGGGCAGCCCGTGGGCCATCGGCGCCGCCGAGGGCGGCCACAAGGCCATCCACCCGCAGCTGGGCACCCTGGAGGACTTCCGCTCCTTCATCAAGGCCGCGGAGCTGCATGGCATCGAGATCGCCCTGGACGTGGCCTTCCAGTGCTCGCCCGATCACCCTTACGTGAAGGAGCACCCCGAGTGGTTCCTCCACCGGCCGGACGGCACCATCAAGACGGCGGAGAACCCTCCGAAGCGCTACGAGGACATCGTCAACTTCGACTGGATGGGCCCGGGCCGCGAGACGCTCTGGCCGGAGCTCGAGTCCGTGGTGCTGCACTGGGTGGAGCAGGGCGTGCGCGTCTTCCGCGTGGACAACCCGCACACCAAGCCGCTGCAGTTCTGGGCCTGGCTCATCCGCCGCGTGCACGAGGTGCACCCGGACGTGGTGTTCCTCTCGGAGGCCTTCACCCGCCCCAAGGTGATGAAGGCCCTGGCGAAGATCGGCTTCACCCAGTCCTACACCTACTTCACCTGGCGTAACTTCAAGCAGGAGATCCAGGAGTACCTGGAGGAGATCACCTCTCCGCCCGTCTCCGAGTACTTCCGCGGCAACCTCTGGCCCAACACGCCGGACATCCTCCCGGAGCACCTCCAGCGCGCCGGCCCGAGCATGTTCCGCATCCGCGTGGCGCTGGCCTCCACCCTCTCCTCCTCGTACGGCATCTACTGCGGCTACGAGCTATGTGAGAACCGCCCGCTGCCCGGCAAGGAGGAGTACATCGACTCGGAGAAGTACCAGCTCGTCGCCTGGGATCTGGAGCGGCCCGGCCACATCCGCGACTGGATCCGCAAGCTGAACACCGCGCGCAAGGAGCACCGCGCGCTCCAGCTCTACGACAACCTGCGCTTCCACGGCTCCAACAACGAGCGCGTGCTCTTCTATGGAAAGAGCACCCCGGACCGCTCCAGCCAGGTGCTCGTCGCCGTGAGCCTGGATCCGCACTCGCCCCAGGACGCCATCCTCGACGTGCCGCTCGAGGCGCTGGGGATCCA
- a CDS encoding phosphate ABC transporter substrate-binding protein has protein sequence MKTMLRAPLPSLLALCLIAALPACKRSESPAGGETASTPQASASAGPGDGKAVTVKGSDTMVILVQRWAEEYMKKNPGTTVQVTGGGSGTGIAALVNGTTDIATASRAIKEAESQQVQSRFKAPPRELAVAKDGVTFYVNEANPLTSLTEEQLKGIYLGDITNWKDVGGADTPIVVYSRENSSGTYVFVKERVLGDADYTERALTLPGTAAVVNAVSKEKNGIGYGGSAYAKGIRELKVRVGTEEIAPSQENIQSGKYPLARNLFFYVRGEPGSAVQQFIDYALSPEGQQIVTQVGYFPVK, from the coding sequence ATGAAGACGATGCTCCGCGCTCCCCTTCCCTCTCTTCTCGCGCTCTGCCTGATCGCGGCGCTGCCGGCGTGCAAGCGCTCCGAGTCACCCGCTGGCGGCGAGACCGCATCCACGCCCCAGGCGAGCGCCTCCGCAGGCCCGGGTGACGGGAAGGCCGTCACGGTGAAGGGCTCGGACACGATGGTCATCCTCGTGCAGCGCTGGGCGGAGGAGTACATGAAGAAGAACCCGGGCACCACCGTGCAGGTGACGGGCGGAGGCTCGGGCACGGGCATCGCGGCGCTGGTGAACGGCACGACGGACATCGCCACGGCCAGCCGCGCCATCAAGGAAGCGGAGTCACAGCAGGTCCAGTCGCGCTTCAAGGCCCCGCCGAGGGAGCTCGCGGTCGCCAAGGACGGCGTGACGTTCTACGTGAACGAGGCCAACCCGCTCACCTCGCTCACCGAGGAGCAGCTCAAGGGCATCTACCTGGGAGACATCACCAACTGGAAGGACGTGGGCGGCGCGGACACGCCCATCGTCGTCTACTCGCGCGAGAACTCGTCCGGCACCTACGTCTTCGTGAAGGAGCGCGTCCTGGGTGACGCCGACTACACGGAGCGGGCGCTGACGCTGCCGGGCACGGCGGCGGTGGTGAACGCGGTGTCCAAGGAGAAGAACGGCATCGGCTACGGCGGCTCGGCGTACGCCAAGGGCATCCGGGAGCTGAAGGTCCGGGTGGGGACGGAGGAGATCGCCCCATCCCAGGAGAACATCCAGAGCGGGAAGTACCCGCTCGCGCGAAACCTCTTCTTCTACGTCCGAGGCGAGCCGGGCAGCGCCGTGCAGCAGTTCATCGACTACGCGCTCTCACCCGAGGGCCAGCAGATCGTCACGCAGGTGGGCTACTTCCCCGTGAAGTAG
- a CDS encoding vWA domain-containing protein: MKAAFTLSRPVLPVGSSSKVDVLVSFRAEAQGAPRRGLNLSVVIDRSGSMAGAPLKHALQASRNLVDRMGPEDWISIVAYDDSPMTVLAPQKVQNKAAIEKAIAGVNAAGCTNLTGGWQAGVGHVKTQQSRELINRVLLLTDGQANVGITRPEDILAKVKEATGAGITTTTLGFGTSFNEDLLIGMAGAGEGHFYFIQSPDEAEGVFGIEIEGLSSVAAQNLVVTLQPAPTVKVASVLNRYRFEARGQQVEVGLGDVYTTEDRQLAVELAVDAGATPGTAPLMTLAYKYQALVDGALKEFSGELPVTVTLGSEEEASALSADKNVLAQTSRLRIAQVKDRAVELADKGDLAGASKQLRNTIEQLSANIDKSSFELIEEVDQLEHYAKRLESRKYDSVIRKEMRDQSYQAGTRSRNDLALRGTAGGSADELEAVSSAEGGVVVKCEREGGKLRVRAVSQGYDASFNVQFPRSAREEGVTYVVEKLVPSADGTFYRAQGSIKRLVQPGQERSARASSGGGAPKKTGKASKVTGSAKDLPTTNSVGNGVLVQCVKEGSKLRARVVSDGYDPNLNMRFPRDIREEGILYVVDEVIEMSGGGSYIACGDIKRLVQ; the protein is encoded by the coding sequence ATGAAAGCGGCTTTTACCCTCAGTCGTCCGGTGCTCCCCGTTGGCAGCTCGTCCAAGGTCGATGTCCTGGTGTCCTTCCGAGCCGAGGCTCAGGGGGCCCCCCGGCGGGGGCTCAACCTCAGCGTGGTGATCGATCGATCGGGCTCGATGGCGGGCGCGCCGCTCAAGCACGCGCTGCAGGCCTCGCGCAACCTGGTCGACCGCATGGGCCCGGAGGACTGGATCTCGATCGTCGCGTACGACGACTCGCCCATGACGGTGCTGGCGCCGCAGAAGGTGCAGAACAAGGCGGCCATCGAGAAGGCGATCGCGGGGGTGAATGCCGCGGGCTGCACCAACCTGACCGGAGGCTGGCAGGCCGGAGTGGGCCACGTGAAGACGCAGCAGTCCAGGGAGCTCATCAACCGCGTGCTGCTGCTGACGGACGGTCAGGCCAACGTGGGCATCACCCGGCCGGAGGACATCCTCGCCAAGGTGAAGGAGGCCACGGGCGCGGGCATCACCACGACGACGCTGGGGTTCGGCACCAGCTTCAACGAGGACCTGCTCATCGGCATGGCCGGAGCGGGCGAGGGGCACTTCTACTTCATCCAGTCTCCGGACGAGGCCGAGGGCGTGTTCGGCATCGAGATCGAGGGCCTGTCCTCGGTGGCCGCGCAGAACCTGGTGGTGACGCTGCAGCCGGCGCCCACGGTGAAGGTGGCCAGCGTGCTCAACCGCTACCGGTTCGAGGCGCGAGGCCAGCAGGTGGAGGTGGGGCTGGGGGATGTCTACACCACCGAGGATCGGCAGCTGGCGGTGGAGCTGGCGGTGGATGCGGGCGCGACGCCGGGCACCGCGCCGCTGATGACGCTGGCCTACAAGTACCAGGCGCTGGTGGACGGCGCCCTGAAGGAGTTCAGCGGCGAGCTGCCGGTGACGGTGACGCTGGGCTCGGAGGAGGAGGCCAGCGCGCTGTCGGCGGACAAGAACGTGCTGGCGCAGACGAGCCGCCTGCGCATCGCCCAGGTGAAGGATCGGGCCGTGGAGCTGGCCGACAAGGGCGATCTGGCGGGCGCCTCGAAGCAGCTTCGCAACACCATCGAGCAGCTGTCGGCGAACATCGACAAGAGCTCGTTCGAGCTGATCGAGGAGGTGGATCAGCTCGAGCACTACGCGAAGCGCCTGGAGTCGAGGAAGTACGACTCGGTCATCCGCAAGGAGATGCGCGACCAGTCGTACCAGGCCGGCACGCGCAGCCGGAACGATCTGGCGCTGCGTGGCACGGCGGGCGGCTCGGCGGATGAGCTGGAGGCGGTGTCCAGCGCGGAGGGTGGCGTCGTCGTCAAGTGCGAGCGCGAGGGCGGCAAGCTGCGCGTCCGGGCCGTCTCCCAGGGCTATGACGCCAGCTTCAACGTCCAGTTCCCGCGCAGCGCCCGCGAGGAGGGCGTGACGTACGTGGTGGAGAAGCTGGTGCCCTCCGCGGATGGCACGTTCTACCGGGCGCAGGGGAGCATCAAGCGGCTGGTGCAGCCGGGCCAGGAGCGCTCGGCCCGGGCCTCCTCCGGCGGCGGCGCGCCGAAGAAGACGGGCAAGGCGTCCAAGGTGACGGGCTCGGCGAAGGATCTGCCCACCACGAACAGCGTGGGCAATGGCGTGCTCGTCCAGTGCGTGAAGGAGGGGAGCAAGCTGCGCGCCCGCGTCGTCTCGGATGGGTACGATCCCAACCTCAACATGCGCTTCCCGCGCGACATCCGCGAGGAGGGCATCCTCTATGTCGTGGACGAGGTCATCGAGATGTCCGGCGGCGGCTCGTACATCGCCTGTGGGGACATCAAGCGGCTCGTGCAGTGA
- a CDS encoding site-2 protease family protein: protein MSAWVAIAWLWLHATSITLLTGLGMAALCWALGARPTVVRFHVGPTLFAFKLFGARWSLGPLTMGTSLSFNADDEPEGSVPPAWQRLAFPQRLVLISSSVLILLLFACICLGPARALGSMLSGFEQVVNVLRAPERVEAFLSLRPLGVRTTLGVFAAKLAAFNLLPLPPLAGFVLLREVVRTLRKQPPAETTSLPIWGFVLLLVLWGGWAWGGIKGVWNHGAKYEATEATRRQ, encoded by the coding sequence TTGTCCGCCTGGGTGGCCATCGCGTGGCTGTGGCTCCACGCCACCTCCATCACCCTGCTCACCGGGCTGGGCATGGCGGCGCTGTGCTGGGCCCTGGGCGCCCGGCCTACGGTGGTCCGCTTCCACGTGGGGCCGACGCTGTTCGCCTTCAAGCTGTTCGGCGCGCGCTGGAGCCTGGGGCCGCTCACGATGGGCACCAGCCTGTCGTTCAATGCCGACGACGAGCCCGAGGGCTCCGTGCCGCCCGCCTGGCAGCGGCTCGCCTTCCCTCAGCGACTGGTGCTCATCTCCAGCAGCGTGCTGATCCTGCTGCTGTTCGCCTGCATCTGTCTGGGGCCCGCGCGAGCGCTGGGGTCGATGCTCTCGGGCTTCGAGCAGGTGGTGAACGTGCTCCGGGCTCCCGAGCGGGTGGAGGCGTTCCTCTCGCTGCGGCCCCTGGGCGTCCGGACGACGCTGGGGGTGTTCGCGGCGAAGCTGGCCGCGTTCAACCTGCTGCCGCTGCCTCCGCTGGCCGGGTTCGTGCTCCTGCGGGAGGTGGTGCGCACGCTCCGCAAGCAGCCTCCGGCCGAGACGACCTCCCTTCCCATCTGGGGCTTCGTGCTCCTCCTGGTGCTGTGGGGTGGTTGGGCCTGGGGCGGCATCAAGGGGGTGTGGAACCACGGCGCGAAGTACGAGGCCACCGAGGCGACCCGGCGCCAGTGA
- a CDS encoding PHP-associated domain-containing protein: protein MLIDLHAHSHLSKGCDLDPRAVLERAALFGLDGVAFTETNTQDGCDELFDIGAKSKLKVFVGLELITDKGQYLCFFPKPELAPEPVQMWGSNREKPWSAAECLPKVKALGAAIVAARPYDRDSPNPPMDFIRSLNVLSAVEGYNAKVKQTANDLAVEAAEALKLPCTGGSDARGSLDEVGRGATLFKNPIANQAQLVAELLKGEFWPVMAGELPRLTRPGEAQAGKGGGKRGGGGGGNRRRRR from the coding sequence ATGCTGATCGACCTGCACGCGCACTCACATCTCTCGAAGGGTTGCGACCTGGACCCACGCGCCGTGCTCGAGCGGGCGGCGCTGTTCGGCCTGGACGGTGTCGCCTTCACGGAGACGAACACCCAGGACGGCTGCGACGAGCTGTTCGACATTGGCGCGAAGTCCAAGCTCAAGGTCTTCGTCGGGCTGGAGCTCATCACCGACAAGGGCCAGTACCTGTGCTTCTTCCCGAAGCCGGAGCTGGCGCCCGAGCCCGTCCAGATGTGGGGCAGCAACCGGGAGAAGCCCTGGAGCGCCGCCGAGTGCCTGCCCAAGGTGAAGGCCCTGGGGGCGGCCATCGTCGCCGCGCGGCCGTATGACCGGGACTCTCCGAACCCACCCATGGACTTCATCCGCTCGCTCAACGTGCTGAGCGCGGTGGAGGGCTACAACGCCAAGGTGAAGCAGACGGCCAATGATCTGGCCGTGGAAGCCGCCGAGGCGCTCAAGCTCCCCTGCACGGGCGGCAGCGATGCGCGCGGCTCCCTGGACGAGGTGGGGCGCGGCGCCACCCTCTTCAAGAACCCCATCGCCAACCAGGCGCAGCTCGTCGCGGAGCTGCTCAAGGGCGAGTTCTGGCCGGTGATGGCCGGCGAGCTGCCCCGGCTGACGCGCCCGGGCGAGGCCCAGGCGGGCAAGGGGGGCGGCAAGCGCGGCGGTGGGGGCGGGGGAAACCGCCGTCGCCGTCGCTGA
- a CDS encoding sigma-70 family RNA polymerase sigma factor gives MAPSDPPAERASDPAADRALLQQVALGSSAAMRAVYARCSGRAWAVVLRVLGSRADAEEVLQETFLEVWRRAREFDPSRGGVETWVTTIARTRAIDRRRAMGTVARIAEDVTHQPPPTSATPVSPAEAASQGQDRARVAAAMRELPPEQRAVVELAYFEGLSQREIAERTGDPLGTVKTRARLALEKLAALLRDSALRG, from the coding sequence ATGGCGCCTTCCGATCCCCCCGCTGAACGAGCAAGCGATCCAGCGGCTGACCGGGCCCTCTTGCAGCAGGTGGCCCTGGGCAGCAGCGCCGCGATGCGAGCCGTCTATGCGCGGTGCTCCGGGAGGGCCTGGGCGGTGGTGCTCAGGGTGCTGGGCTCGCGGGCGGACGCGGAGGAGGTGCTCCAGGAGACATTCCTGGAGGTGTGGCGCCGCGCCCGGGAGTTCGATCCGAGCCGGGGTGGGGTGGAGACGTGGGTGACGACGATCGCGCGGACGCGGGCGATCGATCGGCGCCGGGCGATGGGCACGGTGGCCCGGATTGCCGAGGATGTGACGCACCAACCCCCGCCGACCAGCGCCACGCCGGTGAGCCCGGCGGAGGCGGCGTCGCAGGGGCAGGACCGGGCCCGGGTGGCCGCCGCGATGCGGGAGCTGCCGCCCGAGCAGCGAGCGGTGGTGGAGCTGGCCTACTTCGAGGGCCTGTCCCAGCGGGAGATCGCGGAGCGGACCGGGGATCCGCTGGGCACGGTGAAGACACGGGCCCGGCTGGCGCTGGAGAAGCTGGCGGCGCTGCTGCGAGACTCAGCTTTACGGGGGTAA